GAGCACGGTGATCCGGCAGCGGCCGTCGAGCATGAACGCCCATTCGGCCTGCTGGTGCCAGTGCATCTCGCGAATGCCGCCGCGCGTGAGCCGCATGTTGACGCCGGAAATCGTCTCGGAAATCGCGAAATCGTCCTGCGTCACTTCGCGCGCCCAGCCGCCGTTCTGAATTCGCTTGTGCGCATTATTGAACGATGCCCAGAAAATCGGCATTCCGTTAACGTCGGTGGCCGGCGGATTCTGAAACGAAGGAAATTCCTTCATCAGCGCCGGATTTCGCGGCCCGGGATCGGTCAGGCTCTGCGGGTTGCGCGCGTTCACCGCGCCCTCGGGCGGGCTGTCCGGATTGCCGAACGACGCGGCCTTCGCGGAAACGGCGATGCCGGCGGCGGCGAGCGCGCCGGCCGTGCCGGCGAGCATCTTGCGTCGGGACAGATTCGTCATATTCACCTCTTCGAACATTTCGATAAAAAAAAGACCCCTCCGGAATACCGATTCGATTTTCTTCAAATCGATATCCCGCCACGCAAGTTAAATACAAACCACCCAAAAAATTAAATGACTTGTTAATATGAATCGATGAATTAATCTGATTCCCTTTAAATTTGTAATCTTCAAATGCGCGGGCGGCGGGCCTTGCCGCGGCGCAACAGGGCCTCGCGCCGGGACGGCCGAGGTTTCTGAAACGCGCCCGGCAATGAGAGAATCGGGCTCGATACCTTTCCGACGGAGTCCCGATGAAGCTCTTGCTGTCCAAGCTCGCGGCGAGCGCCGCGCTCGTCGCGCTGCCCCCCCTGCTGGCCCCCGCGTTCTGCGCGCACGCGGCCACGCCGCCCGGCATCTTCGTGATCGCGACGCAGCTCGGCGAATTCACGACGCTCGATCCGGGCGAGATCTACGAGCTCGTGCCGTCCGAATACGTCGCGAACACGTACGAGCGGCTCGTGCGCGTCGATCTGCGCGACCCGTCGAAGTTCGAAGGCCGGATCGCGCAGTCGTGGAGCGTCGGCGCCGACGGCCTCACCTACACGTTCAAGCTGCGCGCGGGCCTCAAGTTCCACTCGGGCAATCCGGTGACGGCCGACGACGTCGCGTGGTCGCTGCAGCGCACGGTGCTGCTCGACAAGGGGCCGGCCGGCGTGCTCGCGGACCTCGGCCTCACGAAGGACAACGTCGCGCGGAAAGTGAAGCGGCTCGACGACGTGACCGTGTCGATCGAAACCGACCGCAAGTACGCGCCGAGCTTCGTGCTGAACGTGCTGAGCGCGGACCCCGCGTCGATCGTCGACAAGAAGCTGCTGCTTTCGCACGAGAAGAACGGCGACTTCGGCAATGCGTGGCTGCGAAACGCGGATGCGGGCTCGGGCCCGTACCAGCTCGTCAAGTGGACGCCGAACGAGAGCCTCGTGCTGCAACGCTTCGACGGCTACCGCACGCCGTATCCGATGAAGCGCATCGTGCTGCGGCACGTGCCGGAAGCGTCCGCGCAGCGCCTGCTGCTCGAGAACGGCGATGTCGACGCCGCGCGCAACCTGAGTCCGGACAGCCTCGACGCGCTATCGAAGGCGGGCAAGATCCACGTCGCATCGTGGCCCGTGTCCGCGCTCCTGTACCTGAGCCTGAACACGAAGAACCCGACTCTCGCGAAACCCGAGGTGCAGGAAGCGATGAAGTGGCTCGTCGATTACGACGGCATCCAGCGCAACATCGTCAGGACGACGTACAAGGTGCACCAGACCTTCCTGCCGGACGGATTTCTCGGCGCGCTGAACGCGAACCCGTACCAGCAGAACGTCGCGAAGGCGAAGGCGCTGCTCGCGAAGGCCGGGCTGCCGGACGGCTTCGCGGTGACGATGGACATGCCGAACGATTACCCATACGTCGAGATCGCGCAGGCGTTGCAGGCGAACTTCGCGCAGGGCGGAATCAAGGTGAAACTGATCCCGGGCGACGCGAAACAGGCGATCGGCAAGTACCGCGCGCGCCAGCATGACATCTTCATCGGCGAATGGTCGCCGGACTACATGGACCCGAACAGCAACGCGCGCGGTTTCGCCTGGAATCCCGACAATTCGGACAACGCGAAGCACAAGCTGCTCGCGTGGCGCAACGGCTGGGACGTGCCGCAACTGACCGCGAAGACCGACGCGGCGCTCGCCGAGCCGTCGACCGCGAAGCGCGCGCAGGAATACCAGGCGCTGCAGAAAGCGGTGCTCGCGAATTCACCGTTCGTCATCATGTTCGAGAAGGTCGTGCAAGTGGCGACGCGCCCGGGCGTCACGGGCCCGGAGATCGGGCCGATCAACGATCTCGTTTCATATCGGACGCTGAAGAAGTGACTGCGTCGGCGTATGTGGGCGCACCGCGCGCTCGCGCCGGCCCGCGATCGCCGGCACGGCAGCGCGAGCGCGGGCGCCCGCATCGCGCGCGCTACGGGCGCCATTGCGTCTTGAACATCAACGTGATCCGCATCTCCGGGCACGCGCGCGACACCCCGCGCGCGACGTGATAGACGAAGCCCGGAAAAATCAGCAGCCGGTTCGGCTTCGGGTAGATCGCGGACAGGATGTCGGAGCGATCCTTGTTGAAGAGGACCGTCTCGCCGCCCCAATCAGGGTCCCAGCGCTCGTGCGGGTAATACACGGCCGTGCACGCGCCCATCGCGAGCGAATCGGCGTGCAACGCGCCGTCCGCGCCGTAAGGCAGCCCGTTCGCATAGCAGCTCTGCAGCGCATGCTGCTTCAGATGCGTCCGCGCAAGCCGCTGCCAGCACGCATGCAGCAGCGGGGCGGCGCGTGCGAGCTCGTCGTGCGCGCCGGGCCCGACGCAAGGCCGCGCGGGGTCCGTCGCGCCCGCGAAATGCCGGTTCCAGAACGGCTGCGTCTGCGCGCCGTTGTGCGAACGCCAGCCGTGGCTCCATTGACCCGAAGCCAGGAACCGGTAAATCCGCGCATGCTCGTCCGGCGGCAGCAGATCGTCGACGATCGTGATGTCCTGCCACGCGCCGGATGCGCCCCGCCGGGATGCAATGTTCATGTCGTCTCCGCGAATGTCGTTGATGGCGCGCCGCGTGCGTCCCCGAAACGGCCGTGCACACGGCGCACGATGTGCGCGGGATGCGGCCCTCGCTCGCGCCCCGCGTCACTCGTGCGTCAGAACTTCCAGTGCAGGCCGCCTTGCACCGCATGCTCCGACTGACGGCTCGCGAGCGCCCCGGAATAGCCGACGCGCAACAGCCCGTTCTTGCCGAGCTCGAGCCCCGCGCCCACGTTCAACACCGCCGCGTCCTTCGCAACCGGCACGCTCGCCACGATGAACGTATTGCTGCCCGTCGCGAACGCGAGCGCCCCGGTCGGCTGCCCGTCCGTCAGCGCATGCTGCCAGCCCGCACTGCCTTGCAGCGTCAGTTGCAGCCGTGAGGTCAGGCCGAGCCTCGTCTCGCCTCGCACCCCGAGCGTCGAGAACGTCACGTCATGATTGCCTTCCTGCACGCGCAACGCCGCCGCGCCGCCGGTTTCGGTCGTCCCCTCGTTCTTCAGATGCACATAAGCGATGCCGAAGAACGGCTCGACCGTCGCGGCGCCGCCGAGCGCGAGCTGATAGCCGGCCTCGCCGAACACCTGTGTCGTTTCCGCGTGCAGCGTCGTCGTCTCGCTTTCCGCAACCGTGCCGTATTGCACCGCGCGATCGACGCCGCCGCGATGCCACGCATGCGCCGCGCCGACCCGCACGCCGAGCGCGCCGGGTTGCCATCCCGCGTATGCGCCGAGCTGAAAGCTGTCGAACGACGCCGACGACGGCTGATTCCTCAGGTTCACGCCGGTGTGGCGATAGCCGGCGAAGCCGCCCGCGCGCACACCGTCGAGCACCGCTGCGTCCGCGCCGGCGAGCAAGCCGCCCGTCGAGCTCGTGTAGCCGTTGACGTCGCCGCTGCCGCGCGCGCCGCCCCACGAACCGAGCAGCCGCGCCCACGCGCCGGCGCGGCCCGGCTCGCCGCGCGCCGCCCACAACCGATCGAGCGCCGCGTCGCGCACTTGCCGGCTTTCGTTGACGAGCGCCGCGTAGGCGGCCGGGTAGATCTCGCCCGTCAGTTGCGAGAGCGTCGCCTGCGGCGCCTGCGCGGACGCAGCAAGCAGCACGCTGTTGTAGACCGCGCTGCCCGGATTCGCCGTTTCGAGCGCGTCGGCGACGCTGCGCTCGTTCGCGGTCCGCGCGACGCTCGCGAACGGCGTCGCGTTGCGATCGATCGTGAGGCTCACGCTCGTCGGGCCATACGCCAGCACCGGATCGACGAACAGATAGCCGCCCGGCGCATCGAAGCGGCCTGCGACGCCGCCCGCCGCATTCAGGATCTCGAAGCGCCGGCCGAGCACCGAGCGCGACTGGTCGGGCGTGAGCGGCGGCGGCGCGTTCTCGAGCGCGAGCGTCAACGCGCCGCCGTCGATTTGCG
The nucleotide sequence above comes from Burkholderia thailandensis E264. Encoded proteins:
- a CDS encoding ABC transporter substrate-binding protein, whose product is MKLLLSKLAASAALVALPPLLAPAFCAHAATPPGIFVIATQLGEFTTLDPGEIYELVPSEYVANTYERLVRVDLRDPSKFEGRIAQSWSVGADGLTYTFKLRAGLKFHSGNPVTADDVAWSLQRTVLLDKGPAGVLADLGLTKDNVARKVKRLDDVTVSIETDRKYAPSFVLNVLSADPASIVDKKLLLSHEKNGDFGNAWLRNADAGSGPYQLVKWTPNESLVLQRFDGYRTPYPMKRIVLRHVPEASAQRLLLENGDVDAARNLSPDSLDALSKAGKIHVASWPVSALLYLSLNTKNPTLAKPEVQEAMKWLVDYDGIQRNIVRTTYKVHQTFLPDGFLGALNANPYQQNVAKAKALLAKAGLPDGFAVTMDMPNDYPYVEIAQALQANFAQGGIKVKLIPGDAKQAIGKYRARQHDIFIGEWSPDYMDPNSNARGFAWNPDNSDNAKHKLLAWRNGWDVPQLTAKTDAALAEPSTAKRAQEYQALQKAVLANSPFVIMFEKVVQVATRPGVTGPEIGPINDLVSYRTLKK
- a CDS encoding 2OG-Fe(II) oxygenase, giving the protein MNIASRRGASGAWQDITIVDDLLPPDEHARIYRFLASGQWSHGWRSHNGAQTQPFWNRHFAGATDPARPCVGPGAHDELARAAPLLHACWQRLARTHLKQHALQSCYANGLPYGADGALHADSLAMGACTAVYYPHERWDPDWGGETVLFNKDRSDILSAIYPKPNRLLIFPGFVYHVARGVSRACPEMRITLMFKTQWRP